Proteins encoded in a region of the Quercus lobata isolate SW786 chromosome 8, ValleyOak3.0 Primary Assembly, whole genome shotgun sequence genome:
- the LOC115958070 gene encoding lactoylglutathione lyase GLX1-like translates to MIGSSMAARTTPDDDVLEWVKKDNRRFLHADIRVGDLNSTIKFYTESLGMKLLSQKDFPEQKYSKAIVGFGPQDTHFVLELTYIYGVDKFDIGTGFGHFGIASQDIYTVVENIRAKGGVITREPGPIAEGGSTIFAFVQDPNGYSFELLQRPPTPEPLCQILLNVLDLDRAIEFYEKALGMNLLLKYDNPQEQFSMAMVGYGSNLTQTTVLELRYDYNVTEYTKGDGYAQVAIGTDDVYKSAAAVKLVTKELGGQIILPPVSIPTTNTKITSFVDPDGWKTDLVDNEDYLKQLQKKE, encoded by the exons ATG ATTGGATCGAGCATGGCTGCTCGCACCACTCCTGATGATGATGTGTTGGAATGGGTAAAAAAAGATAATCGTCGTTTCCTGCATGCTGATATCAGAGTTGGTGATCTTAATAGCACCATTAA GTTTTACACTGAGTCTCTTGGGATGAAGCTGCTGAGCCAAAAAGACTTCCCAGAGCAAAAATACTCGAAAGCAATTGTTGGGTTTGGCCCTCAGGACACTCATTTTGTCCTGGAATTGACATATA TCTATGGAGTAGACAAATTTGATATTGGGACTGGCTTTGGACATTTTGGAATTGCAAGTCAAGAT ATCTATACTGTGGTTGAAAACATTCGAGCAAAGGGTGGAGTCATCACCCGTGAACCAGGGCCAATTGCTGAAGGGGGTTCGACCATCTTTGCCTTTGTGCAGGATCCTAATGGCTATAGTTTTGAGCTCCTTCAAAGGCCCCCAACTCCTGAACCACTTTGTCAAATATTGCTTAATGTCCTTGATCTTGATCGTGCTATTGAGTTTTATGAAAag GCATTAGGCATGAACCTTCTGCTGAAGTATGACAACCCGCAAGAACAG TTTTCTATGGCTATGGTGGGTTATGGATCAAATTTAACTCAGACAACTGTTTTGGAACTGAGATATGATTATAATGTAACCGAGTATACCAAAGGAGACGGATATGCACAG GTTGCCATTGGTACTGATGATGTGTACAAGAGTGCTGCTGCTGTTAAACTTGTTACCAAAGAACTTGGAGGACAAATAATCCTACCACCGGTTTCAATTCCCACAACCAACACCAAAATCACCTCATTTGTTGATCCAGATGGCTGGAAGACG GATTTGGTGGACAATGAAGATTACCTCAAACAACTGCAGAAGAAAGAGTGA
- the LOC115958069 gene encoding probable tetraacyldisaccharide 4'-kinase, mitochondrial, translating to MEKVRAVVKEIAYAENRAKLSPLKRCVIIPVLSFASALYTLALSLRHSLYRFRLLRSHRLAVPVISVGNLTWGGNGKTPMVEFIARFLADSGIPPLILTRGYAGGDEARMLERHLFGRPAKIGVGANRAAVAASYFERYGYFDPRISTSNQSPCLDQKVESHLNLEKIGAVILDDGMQHWSLQRDLEIVMVNGLTLWGNCKLLPLGPLREPLTALKRADVAVIHNADLVSVQNLKEIEHMIQEVKESLPIFFTIMTPSHFFEVANINSKLPLGALSNTIIVCVSAIGSANAFVTAMEKIGASYVDRLDFSDHHVFQARDVDMIRRRLEELEDKFDSKPIVVVTEKDYDRDSEILKHLHPFKVLALCSELQTISHIGCTKNGFKKLLTEVLRVKLPGAN from the exons ATGGAGAAAGTGAGAGCGGTGGTGAAGGAGATCGCGTACGCAGAGAACCGCGCAAAGCTCTCACCTCTAAAACGCTGTGTGATAATCCCAGTCCTCTCCTTCGCTTCTGCTCTCTACACACTCGCTCTCTCCCTCCGCCACTCTCTCTACCGCTTCCGCCTCCTCCGCAGCCACCGCTTGGCGGTGCCGGTGATAAGTGTAGGCAATTTGACGTGGGGTGGCAATGGGAAGACACCAATGGTCGAGTTCATTGCTCGCTTCTTAGCTGACTCTGGAATCCCACCTCTCATTCTCACTAGG GGTTATGCTGGTGGGGATGAAGCTAGAATGCTTGAGAGGCATCTCTTTGGGAGACCTGCAAAGATCGGTGTTGGTGCAAATCGGGCAGCTGTTGCTGCTTCTTATTTTGAAAGATATGGTTACTTTGATCCTCGTATTAGTACATCCAATCAGAGTCCTTGCCTTGACCAGAAAGTGGAAAGTCAtcttaatttagaaaaaattggTGCTGTAATTCTAGATGATGGAATGCAG CACTGGAGCTTGCAGCGCGATCTAGAGATAGTAATGGTCAATGGGTTAACGCTGTGGGGTAACTGCAAATTACTCCCACTTGGACCTTTAAGGGAGCCTTTGACTGCACTGAAACGGGCAGATGTTGCTGTCATCCATAATGCAGACCTG GTTTCAGTACAAAATCTCAAAGAGATAGAGCATATGATACAAGAAGTTAAAGAATCTCTTCCAATTTTCTTCACTATAATGACTCCCTCACACTTTTTTGAAGTGGCAAATATTAATTCCAAACTACCTCTGGGAGCTTTGAGTAACACCATCATAGTATGTGTGTCTGCCATTGGTTCTGCAAATGCTTTTGTGACTGCAATGGAGAAG ATAGGAGCATCTTATGTTGATCGACTTGACTTCAGTGACCATCATGTCTTTCAAGCCAGG GATGTTGACATGATCAGAAGGAGACTTGAAGAACTTGAGGACAAGTTTGATTCCAAGCCAATTGTTGTAGTAACAGAAAAG GATTATGATCGAGACTCTGAGATTCTTAAGCACTTGCATCCATTTAAAGTTTTGGCACTCTGTTCTGAATTGCAAACTATATCTCACATAGGATGCACCAAGAATGGATTCAAGAAGTTGTTGACAGAAGTACTAAGAGTGAAATTACCTGGTGCAAACTAG